The Streptomyces sp. NBC_00286 nucleotide sequence CGTGCAGTCGCGCAGCGCCCACTTTCCCCGCCGCCCGAACCGTTTGCCCAGCGCGGCCGCCTCGATGGCGGTGTCGGTCATTCCTGGTCCCCCTTGAGGTCTTCCTTGTGGTCTTCGTGCTTGTGGTCTTCGTGTTCTTCGTTGAGTTCCGCGGCGAACTGTTCGTCGAGTACGGCCGTGAAGAGCGCGGCCACGTCGTCCCGGTCCAGGCCCTCCGCGCGGGCGCGGGATGCCCAGTCGGACAGCTCGGCCGTCAGCGTTGAGTCCGCCCGGGCGGCGCCCAGGGAGCGCCGTACGAACGTGCCGAGGCCGCGCCGCGCCTCGACCAGGCCCTCGCGCTCCAGTTCGCGGTAGGCCTTCAGGACGGTGTTCGG carries:
- a CDS encoding GntR family transcriptional regulator, with amino-acid sequence MVAYRIDRRTGVATYVQIVQQTKQALRLGLLEPGDKLPTAREVVEATAINPNTVLKAYRELEREGLVEARRGLGTFVRRSLGAARADSTLTAELSDWASRARAEGLDRDDVAALFTAVLDEQFAAELNEEHEDHKHEDHKEDLKGDQE